DNA from Oncorhynchus masou masou isolate Uvic2021 chromosome 5, UVic_Omas_1.1, whole genome shotgun sequence:
CAGAAGATCTGATTAAGACCAGTACGTACTTTCTTAATTACAGGATCACAACCTCTGTTTGCCCACTAATGGACGGAAGAAACCTGACGTGACTCTTTATAGTCCAAGGACCAGACTTGTTCTGCTTTGAGGCGAATTGGCTCCAAAACAGTACAAGTACTACATCTAAATGTGAATCCATTCTCAATTGTGGTACGGTTCCAGAAACATAAATCTCTCTACGTTCATATCACATAAAAAAATAATTGCACAAATATACTCTTACTGCACACGTTTTTAAACCGGTTTTAACACAGTTGCAGCCGACAGTGTTTTTCAGCGACAACAGCGTCCGTTTTCCGTTTACACGCAGGTGTTAGGAGTCGCTGATAGCTAATTAGGCCAGGTATGCCCTGTCTATCATCTGTTTTCCTCAAACGCGCTGTAACATGGAAATATGGCCATGTGGGAACAGTAACCCTATAAAGGTAGCAATTAAACCTTTTGGGCTTTACAATTATGGTGAAATTTACAgcatttttttgtgggggggggggttcaaatgATCCTGGAAGTGATACATGTTTGATAGAgagacatgtcaaaatgctgacTTTGGTCATTCTAGCAAGCTTTTATTCATATAAAGAATGTatttgaattctccatgtggtctacaTTAAAAGGGTAAATGACATGCCCTCCTCAGGGGGTAATGTCAGTCTTGTAGGTGAAATGAAGATTAAGATTGTAACATTGACAgtccattatatatatatatatatatataaaatgatatatatatatataaaatgatatatatatatatatatatatatcattttatatatatatatatatcattttatatatatatatatcattatttAGACTTATTGAGGGAAAATCAAGGACTGAAGGGGGCATGAATAAAAAATGTCAGAGTAATACTCTAAATTCATGAGGTGATTGGGGGACTAAACCTGATAGTATaacagtagtagtgatggtctttATTTAAATTCATGAGGTGATTGGGGGACTAAACCTGATAGTATaacagtagtagtgatggtctttATTTAAATTCATGAGGTGATTGGGGGACTAAACCTGATAGTATaacagtagtagtgatggtcttCCTTTAAATTCATGAGGTGATTGGGGGACTAAACCTGATAGTATaacagtagtagtgatggtctttATTTAAATTCATGAGGTGATTGGGGGACTAAACCTGATAGTATaacagtagtagtgatggtcttCCTTTAAATTCATGAGGTGATTGGGGGACTAAACCTGATAGTATaacagtagtagtgatggtctttATTTAAATTCATGAGGTGATTGGGGGACTAAACCTGATAGTATaacagtagtagtgatggtcttCCTTTAAATTCATGAGGTGATTGGGGGACTAAACCTGATAGTATaacagtagtagtgatggtcttCCTTTAAATTCATGAGGTGATTGGGGGACTAAACCTGATAGTATAACAGTAGTAGCGATGGTCTTTATTTAAATTCATGAGGTGATTGGGGGACTAAACCTGATAGTATaacagtagtagtgatggtctttTTTTAAATTCATGAGGTGATTGGGGGACTAAACCTGATAGTATaacagtagtagtgatggtctttATTTAAATTCATGAGGTGATTGGGGGACTAAACCTGATAGTATaacagtagtagtgatggtcttCCTTTAAATTCATGAGGTGATTGGGGGACTAAACCTGATAGTATaacagtagtagtgatggtcttCCTTTGAATTCATGAGGTGATTGGGGGACTAAACCTGATAGTAaacagtagtagtgatggtcttCCTTTAAATTCATGAGGTGATTGGGGGACTAAACCTGATAGTATAACAATAGTAGTAATTAATGTATTATATACAACACATTTCATTACAAAACAATCTCAGACTGTAGAAACTGCCAAAACTAACAAAACACATGTAGAGATCTGGCAGGTCTTGGTGATGGTCTTCCACAGCTTCAGATGATAAGGTGTTGTTCAGTCAGGCTGTTCAGAAAGGCTGGGCAGTAGTTTAAAAGGAGGGGGCAGCGATGTCACAGAGGGGAGCAGCGATGTCACAGAGGGGAGCAGCGATGTCACAGAGGGGAGCAGCGATGTCACAGAGGGGAGCAGCGATGTCACAGAGGGGAGCAGCGATGTCACAGAGGGGAGCAGCGTCAGTCAGTTACTCAGACCGGAGCTCTTCACCAGGctcctcctctaacatggagacagttTTATCATGTAGAAATTTTATTCAGGTCTCTATTAAGTATTTAACTAAATAATCTGTttgtctttggcaggagagagaccagactctcaCTCTGACAGCGGAAAGAGTCCTTCAGGGGAACCAGACCCAGAGACGCCCAAACCAGGGAGACAACACCACTGCTCCCAATGTGAAAAGAGATTTTCCAAATCAGGGGACCTAAAACGGCATGAGAGGATACACACAGGGgaaaagcctttccaatgttcccagtgtggaaagtgttttaACCGCTTAAGCAACCTGAAGGCGCATGAGAggatacacacacattatttccaatgttcccagtgtgggAAGCGTTTTGCCTGTTTAAGCAGGCTGAAGaggcatgagaggacacacacaggggaaaatcctgtccaatgttcccagtgtggaaagagttttacccactTAAGGAGCCTGATGacgcatgagaggacacacacaggggaaaatcctttccaatgttcccagtgtggaaagcaTTTTACCCGCTTAAGTAGCCTGACGACGCATGAGAGTATACACACAAGGgaaaagcctttccaatgttcccagtgtggaaagagttttacccgcTTAAGGAGCctggaggagcatgagaggatACACACAGGGGAAAATCCTgtccaatgttcccagtgtggaaagcgtTTTACCCGCTTAAGGAGCctggaggagcatgagaggacacacacaggggaaaagcctttccaatgttcccagtgtggaaagagttttacccgcTTAAGTAGCCTGAAGAAGCATGAAAAGATACACACAGGGGGAAAGCCCTACCAATGCTCcctgtgtggaaagagttttaccaacTTAAGACATCTGAATAAGCATTCATCTACCAGTGCTCACATTGTGGAAATACATTTTCCTGTTCAGaggacctgaaaacacatgagagAATATAGAGGCTGATTTCTGACTTATGTTTTTGACCTGAGAATTTAGGTTTTTGTTTATGCCAAATTAAATCATATTGTTTACATGAAATCATTGACAAAATAGACCTACTTTTTTCAAGTTTTCATCTGGAGATGATAAATACTATAAATGATAAATACTATACAATGGATTAACTTTCATCAATTGCATAGGAGTATAAACCCCTCTAATATTGTTCATTATATTTTTGGAATATTGCTAAATGTTAATTATTATATAGATGAATGGAGTTTTGGATTTCTTGATTCTAACCTTAAACTTCTTGGATTGGATGTGATCTGGCTTTTCGCT
Protein-coding regions in this window:
- the LOC135530711 gene encoding zinc finger protein 501-like yields the protein MSSLSCSPPAKEEEVCWTEKEGLWLNVVMKEEKEEEDVTVKKQVEVESVPVKDEEKYVTVKEEEDAFRVKEEEDVTVKEEEQEEDAGEEGEITVTLKEDDDEEETEDLIKTRERPDSHSDSGKSPSGEPDPETPKPGRQHHCSQCEKRFSKSGDLKRHERIHTGEKPFQCSQCGKCFNRLSNLKAHERIHTHYFQCSQCGKRFACLSRLKRHERTHTGENPVQCSQCGKSFTHLRSLMTHERTHTGENPFQCSQCGKHFTRLSSLTTHESIHTREKPFQCSQCGKSFTRLRSLEEHERIHTGENPVQCSQCGKRFTRLRSLEEHERTHTGEKPFQCSQCGKSFTRLSSLKKHEKIHTGGKPYQCSLCGKSFTNLRHLNKHSSTSAHIVEIHFPVQRT